In Trichoderma asperellum chromosome 1, complete sequence, a single window of DNA contains:
- a CDS encoding uncharacterized protein (EggNog:ENOG41) → MSHQAYASHDPVKEPHSVSVKVLRLSQPSLVTQYPVDPPFSPPTTKSQPAPASLAYKSASNTNPDPFLLSPILNLPVSFGSAYVGETFSCTLCANNDLPPDAAKRIRDVRIEAEMKTPGLGGTQKLELGPANIHGATPAGGVDLEPGGTLQRIVGFDLKEEGNHVLAVTVSYSEATETSGRTRTFRKLYQFICKASLIVRTKVSALEPSANSSSYRKWVLEAQLENCSEDVIQLEKVVLDVEEGLGYQDCNWLSDGDKKPVLHPGEIEQVCFLVQEKGADADGGLRLTTDGRLIFGVLGIGWRGEMGCRGFLSTGKLGARIAAR, encoded by the exons ATGTCCCATCAGGCATACGCCTCCCACGATCCCGTGAAGGAGCCGCACTCGGTCTCTGTCAAAGTCCTCAG GCTCTCTCAACCGTCTCTCGTAACGCAGTACCCAGTAGATCCTCCATTCTCTCCTCCCACCACCAAATCGCAGCCAGCTCCCGCGTCGCTCGCTTATAAATCCGCCTCGAATACGAATCCCGACCCATTCCTGCTAAGCCCGATCCTCAACCTGCCCGTGTCGTTCGGCTCGGCTTACGTGGGCGAGACTTTCAGCTGCACCCTCTGCGCGAACAACGACCTGCCCCCCGATGCAGCGAAGCGCATACGAGATGTTCGCATTGAGGCTGAGATGAAGACCCCTGGCCTGGGAGGAACCCAGAAGCTCGAACTCGGACCCGCGAACATCCACGGCGCGACTCCTGCAGGAGGGGTAGATCTCGAGCCGGGTGGGACGCTGCAGAGGATTGTAGGCTTTGACTTGAAAGAGGAAGGGAACCACGTCTTGGCCGTGACGGTGAGCTACTCTGAGGCTACGGAGACGAGCGGGCGGACGCGGACATTCAGAAAGCTCTATCAATTCATATGCAAGGCGTCTCTTATTGTGAGGACCAAGGTAAGCGCCCTGGAGCCCAgcgcaaacagcagcagctacagaAAATGGGTTCTAGAGGCGCAGTTGGAGAACTGCAGTGAAGACGTAATTCAACTGGAAAAGGTGGTGCTAGATGTAGAGGAAGGCCTGGGCTATCAGGACTGCAACTGGCTCTCGGACGGAGACAAAAAGCCGGTGCTGCACCCGGGCGAGATTGAGCAGGTTTGCTTCCTGGTGCAAGAGAAGGGCGCGGATGCCGACGGCGGCCTACGACTGACGACTGACGGAAGATTGATCTTTGGCGTCCTCGGTATTGGGTGGAGAGGGGAGATGGGATGTCGAGGATTCCTCTCGACGGGCAAGCTTGGTGCTCGGATTGCCGCACGGTGA
- a CDS encoding uncharacterized protein (EggNog:ENOG41) yields MEGSSPPLAEYFWIAGIEAVVYDESLPSVSHSVETTTIAEDGEPEDEEDAASNHTKPQSARHSRQNSATRFSRLSLDGRNSVDTIEEDDGNTRSNRSSATIKAKPAAANGNGIPNGDGTNPGGSMGEFLGLMGDFDFDKALLKFAAERENFLEDLSFSAGAKTQARQPMVNPRAERIRADDADPSGRVSPLKSIKGSIRRKISFRDMNSLRKQPSVARPMSQRAPSIRTTRRLSNYNSVIPPPEPLNTDPDMHPLKRRFEPMLLDRYPPKTAIDEVARRGKFPDYVPMFAFPNDVQIVSSDDRPRTTWHGFTMTSDDNSKLYGIALIVWTALPADVAEAVEHKCEEWRQSHMSNEERELAASLGVRLASERSHLSQLLSKLGTIPSGTPARDRLEDQIGTVEEKISLMTDMLRPLRHGAASRIEGLTTGESGLWAPRAYGILGRDPANMAFWKEWLKAIVVPMTDGAVLRIPPSSPKVGRWQPLEQYVVNLCTEAFSPLGSKTQVEIGVRELRLYARKEAANELPGSRTIDIYALFRCLSLENIVALFEYAMSESRIIFLSSHTSMLHLACHAIASLLYPLKWASIFIPILPARLISALDAPCPYIVGVERRYERIDLPEDDYVLVDLDKDTIDATSQPNRLPRQHRRKLMSLLQVAAPHKLRYGVTTGPPPYAMEAFPYDSFSSENASLFTSVAPPATLGKWVSQNSSSFADPDPPTELLPPAFNGFSLSSVDNGKPDRPGTSKSNQTSPQSSVSPVSMKFPPMPSTPVSRSDSGFALTATLREKRSGHFGEDKGRRSSSFGVDKAQPVHRPSLPFLNGHQTNLSISTLDSGSSFGGGYAPSTYAASTLAASTIMPSMQVQPVSNTDTTVWVEGHCFNWNPKDTASVCTICEERSEGDGFYKCGACKTVAHGRCLGFVSLVCTEAFHADRVRAAFVRCLASLLYTYRKYLGKPSKQHKSSGQLYTFDMDGFIKSLPYDQQEYVTMMRETQAFNEFIHEREMKLTSDPDIRLFDEIIMAKKGRGRTGLPSSLSRLSTLRGGGGTNSWGLSPSGRSNTGGAGSGAKIPPYLGDTSEHIWRTASVPLPKGNFPGEYHTIVTRMPARLDRSLMREPRAIQGVPRIEPRGPKGVARKQVPNMLGGTPQ; encoded by the exons ATGGAGGGCTCATCACCTCCCCTGGCGGAATACTTCTGGATCGCCGGCATAGAGGCGGTGGTTTACGATGAGTCCTTGCCATCAGTGAGCCACTCTGTCGAGACGACAACCATTGCTGAAGACGGAGAGcctgaagacgaagaagacgctgCGAGCAACCATACCAAGCCACAGTCTGCTCGCCATTCTCGTCAGAATTCTGCCACTCGCTTCTCTAGGCTCTCTCTGGACGGCCGAAACTCTGTTGATACTATCGAGGAGGATGACGGCAACACAAGAAGCAACAGGAGCAGTGCCACAATCAAGGCCAAGCCGGCCGCTGCtaatggcaatggcatccCTAACGGTGATGGCACCAACCCGGGCGGCTCCATGGGCGAGTTTCTAGGTCTTATGGGGGACTTTGATTTCGACAAGGCTCTCCTAAAGTTTGCTGCAGAGCGAGAAAACTTTCTGGAAGACCTTTCTTTCAGTGCTGGAGCGAAAACCCAAGCGCGACAGCCCATGGTGAACCCTCGAGCTGAGCGCATTCGAGCCGACGACGCTGACCCCAGCGGAAGAGTCAGCCCCCTGAAGAGCATCAAGGGCAGCATCCGCCGCAAGATCAGCTTTAGAGATATGAACAGCCTGCGGAAGCAGCCCAGTGTCGCCAGACCTATGTCGCAGAGAGCTC CCTCAATACGCACAACGAGACGACTGAGCAACTATAACTCTGTAATCCCTCCTCCCGAACCACTAAACACCGATCCAGACATGCATCCTCTGAAGAGACGATTTGAGCCTATGCTCCTCGATCGGTACCCGCCCAAGACTGCCATCGACGAGGTTGCTCGGCGAGGCAAGTTCCCCGACTATGTGCCCATGTTTGCTTTCCCCAACGACGTCCAAATTGTCTCGTCTGATGATCGGCCGCGGACGACGTGGCACGGGTTCACCATGACGTCTGATGATAACTCTAAGCTCTATGGAATCGCACTCATTGTGTGGACAGCGCTGCCTGCCGATGTAGCAGAGGCTGTGGAGCATAAATGCGAGGAATGGCGACAGAGCCACATGTCCAATGAAGAGCGGGAGCTCGCTGCGAGCTTGGGAGTGCGCTTAGCCAGCGAGCGATCGCATTTGTCCCAGCTCTTATCAAAGCTTGGGACAATTCCCTCGGGAACCCCTGCTCGGGATAGGCTTGAGGATCAGATTGGAACTGTTGAGGAAAAGATCAGCCTCATGACGGATATGCTTAGACCGTTGAGACACGGTGCAGCTTCTAGAATTGAGGGTCTTACCACTGGCGAGAGTGGACTCTGGGCTCCGCGTGCTTATGGTATCCTGGGACGAGACCCTGCAAACATGGCCTTCTGGAAAGAATGGCTCAAGGCAATTGTTGTCCCCATGACTGATGGTGCTGTGCTCAGAATCCCCCCCAGTTCCCCCAAAGTAGGCCGATGGCAGCCTTTGGAACAGTATGTTGTCAATCTATGCACAGAGGCCTTTAGCCCCCTAGGCTCCAAGACCCAAGTTGAGATTGGTGTACGGGAGCTGCGGCTTTATGCTCGTAAAGAAGCAGCGAATGAGCTTCCCGGGTCCCGGACTATTGACATATACGCTTTATTCAGATGTCTCTCTCTTGAGAACATAGTGGCTCTCTTTGAATACGCCATGTCTGAATCTcgcatcatcttcctctcctcaCACACTAGCATGTTGCACTTGGCCTGCCATGCGATTGCAAGTCTTTTGTACCCTCTGAAATGGGCAAGCATTTTCATCCCAATATTACCTGCTAGGCTGATATCTGCCCTTGATGCGCCTTGCCCGTACattgttggtgttgagcgCCGCTACGAGCGAATTGATCTCCCTGAAGATGATTACGTTCTGGTCGATCTTGACAAGGATACCATCGATGCCACATCACAGCCCAACCGCCTACCGCGACAGCATCGCCGAAAGTTGATGTCATTGCTGCAGGTAGCGGCTCCTCACAAGCTGCGCTATGGCGTTACCACCGGACCTCCTCCCTATGCAATGGAGGCCTTCCCGTATGATTCTTTCTCGTCGGAGAACGCATCTCTATTCACTAGTGTCGCTCCCCCCGCGACTCTCGGCAAATGGGTGTCTCAAAACTCGTCAAGCTTTGCGGACCCTGATCCCCCCACTGAACTGCTGCCTCCGGCCTTTAACGGATTTTCGCTGTCCTCTGTGGACAATGGCAAACCTGATCGGCCAGGAACCAGCAAGTCAAACCAAACCAGCCCTCAATCCTCCGTATCTCCAGTATCGATGAAATTCCCTCCCATGCCGTCCACCCCGGTCTCACGTAGCGACTCAGGGTTCGCCTTGACTGCGACACTAAGGGAGAAGCGATCTGGGCATTTTGGAGAAGACAAGGGCCGACGAAGCTCATCTTTTGGCGTCGACAAGGCTCAGCCCGTCCATCGACCCAGTCTTCCATTCTTGAATGGCCACCAGACAAACCTATCTATCTCGACGCTGGATTCTGGATCTTCTTTCGGAGGAGGTTATGCTCCTTCGACATATGCGGCCTCAACTCTGGCGGCTTCGACTATTATGCCAAGCATGCAGGTTCAGCCAGTTAGTAACACTGATACGACGGTCTGGGTAGAGGGACACTGCTTCAACTGGAATCCTAAAGACACGGCTTCTGTGTGCACAATTTGTGAAGAGAGATCCGAAGGTGACGGATTCTACAAGTGTGGAGCGTGCAAGACTGTGGCCCACGGCCGATGCCTGGGCTTCGTATCCTTGGTTTGCACTGAGGCTTTCCATGCTGACCGGGTCCGGGCAGCCTTTGTACGATGCCTCGCCAGTTTGTTGTACACGTACCGCAAATATCTGGGCAAGCCGTCAAAGCAGCACAAGAGCAGCGGTCAGTTGTATACCTTTGACATGGATGGGTTCATCAAGAGTCTCCCTTACGATCAACAAGAATATGTCACGATGATGCGGGAGACACAAG CCTTTAACGAATTCATCCATGAAAGAGAAATGAAACTTACTTCTGACCCCGATATCCGACTCTTTGACGAGATCAtcatggccaagaagggcCGTGGCCGCACTGGCCTGCCTTCCAGCCTATCCCGTCTGTCCACTCtccgtggcggcggcggcaccaACTCGTGGGGTCTCTCGCCTTCAGGCCGCAGCAACACCGGTGGAGCTGGCAGCGGCGCCAAGATTCCCCCTTATCTTGGCGATACTTCAGAGCACATCTGGCGCACAGCCTCCGTGCCTCTACCCAAGGGCAACTTCCCCGGCGAGTATCACACTATTGTGACTCGCATGCCGGCTCGTCTGGACAGGTCGCTCATGCGTGAGCCTCGCGCTATCCAGGGAGTTCCACGCATCGAGCCACGTGGTCCCAAGGGGGTTGCTCGGAAGCAGGTTCCGAATATGCTAGGTGGTACACCTCAATGA
- a CDS encoding uncharacterized protein (EggNog:ENOG41): MARGRGGGNHSQRRPVDLTGILSIAEKNDLVTLVNAITERMARDISNIFDSPPVAPIQSDHGHHHWLLLPLHHQKDNKPATHSLIGMKRIGSSNTFNRPHEIIEKEEKEAMTPQLRELKKEALIFFRKWQNMVLQRVRDIAVKDQPVSQLNTRGRGRGMRGMPRGRGGIGRGGGIMRSPLTLATGPPRAPSNYVDRNLAAQFPPIPNALWTLDMDKRRLLLHIVFLVLLSMQEYTANARHLIQSLATSLNLPPWVYREEELRLARGLARTALDLSEEDAIAQKSEETKTSRRWKLGLGNHSGKLAAPLAAVGIGAAHGGLGLTSFTAAGLLGIMAENALAIGSLFGINTLKPLGKMMENFAREVTDFAFIPIQSTDVSEYRDPRGIPAEHRRLCLTIAIGGYIIGDEDITKTWHCLGRYTETFATRWETAALTSLGSSLDTVIKSSSWSSAQAEIKARTIFSSLVDAVWPISLLKVSKILDNPWNVAIVRAEKAGAVFADAIMRQKFHGDRPVSLVGYGLGARAIYTCLMVLAERRQFGVIDSVVMMGTPAPSESRVWLTLKSVVCGRLVNVYSEHDYMLGFLYRTANIQFGVAGLQEIQGADGVENYRMKTLPRGHLTYQSQVSQILKNIGWEDAITDAIKVGK; this comes from the exons ATGGCTCGAGGACGTGGAGGTGGTAATCATAGCCAACGCCGACCAGTCGATTTAACTGGAATCCTCTCAATAGCCGAGAAAAATGACTTGGTAACCCTAGTCAATGCCATTACGGAGAGGATGGCTAGAGATATTAGCAATATCTTTGACTCCCCTCCAGTTGCTCCAATTCAAAGTGACCATGGTCACCACCACTGGCTTCTGCTTCCCCTACACCATCAAAAAGACAACAAACCAGCAACCCATTCACTTATTGGAATGAAGCGAATTGGTTCCTCAAATACATTTAATAGACCTCATGAAATCAtcgaaaaagaggagaaagaagccaTGACGCCGCAGCTGCGCGAGCTAAAGAAGGAGGCTTTGATCTTCTTCCGTAAATGGCAGAACATGGTTTTGCAGCGGGTTCGAGATATTGCTGTCAAGGATCAACCAGTTTCTCAACTAAATACTCGTGGTCGTGGACGTGGAATGAGAGGAATGCCTCGAGGACGAGGTGGAATTGGTCGTGGTGGCGGCATAATGCGCTCCCCCCTGACTCTGGCAACAG GACCACCACGCGCACCGTCCAACTATGTGGACCGTAACCTGGCTGCTCAATTTCCCCCAATTCCCAACGCTCTATGGACCCTGGATATGGACAAGCGTAGGCTATTGTTGCACATTGTGTTTCTCGTTCTGCTATCTATGCAAGAGTACACAGCAAATGCAAGGCACCTCATACAAAGCCTCGCGACTTCTTTGAACCTTCCACCTTGGGTGTATCGAGAAGAAGAACTACGCCTTGCACGTGGATTAGCCAGGACAGCCCTTGATCtctctgaagaagatgcgATTGCACAAAAGAGCGAGGAGACGAAGACCTCACGGCGCTGGAAGCTTGGATTGGGAAACCATTCGGGGAAGCTGGCCGCTCCTCTTGCCGCCGTTGGTATCGGCGCGGCTCACGGTGGTCTTGGACTCACTTCATTTACAGCGGCAGGCCTATTAGGCATAATGGCCGAAAATGCACTCGCTATCGGCAGCCTTTTTGGCATCAACACTTTAAAGCCCTTAggcaagatgatggagaatttCGCACGAGAGGTTACCGACTTTGCATTCATTCCCATTCAGAGCACGGATGTATCTGAATACCGTGACCCTCGAGGCATCCCAGCCGAGCACCGCAGGCTTTGCCTTACTATTGCTATAGGTGGATATATCATTGGGGATGAAGACATCACAAAAACTTGGCACTGTTTGGGTCGCTATACCGAAACTTTCGCCACAAGGTGGGAAACTGCAGCTCTCACAAGCCTTGGCAGCTCCCTTGACACTGTTATAAAGAGCAGTTCTTGGAGCAGTGCCCAGGCAGAGATTAAAGCTCGCACAA TTTTCTCGAGCCTTGTAGACGCCGTCTGGCCCATTTCACTGCTCAAGGTCAGCAAGATCTTGGACAATCCATGGAATGTTGCCATAGTCAGAGCAGAGAAGGCTGGTGCTGTATTTGCTGATGCCATCATGCGACAAAAATTTCATGGAGACAGGCCGGTTTCATTGGTTGGATACGGTCTTGGGGCCCGTGCCATATACACGTGTCTCATGGTATTAGCAGAGCGTCGACAATTTGGAGTCATCGACTCAGTTGTCATGATGGGCACCCCAGCACCTTCTGAGAGTCGTGTATGGCTGACGCTCAAGAGTGTTGTGTGCGGTCGTTTGGTCAACGTATACTCAGAGCACGACTACATGCTCGGATTCCTATATCGAACTGCCAATATTCAGTTTGGCGTCGCTGGCCTGCAGGAGATCCAGGGAGCAGATGGAGTCGAAAACTACAGAATGAAAACCCTTCCTCGCGGTCATCTGACCTATCAAAGCCAGGTGAGTCAGATTTTGAAGAACATTGGCTGGGAGGATGCTATTACAGATGCTATTAAAGTGGGAAAGTGA
- a CDS encoding uncharacterized protein (EggNog:ENOG41), giving the protein MMASQPLHQSPPKRPRLSLKINTSSPSVSSRPIRGFQVDPTDRTACNTLSNVYATAIERSTPVQPEPLTAINTLQCLSLKTPVVSRGPKLKLKTPIKTPYVADFPATPTTDSSGSPPQQMEIAFPSTMTPTPPMSAGAVDSNGPKAFSFSPKDLSSRARGYTVASPCSPVEPLLSRRHIIPYNTGAPAPYTHPHTLHSILRNSPLPPRTAIPPSPRRQSLRLQERAAKRVGYNNPLTQTIITNKYTKSHIDLLVEEASPASPSFSPIGADREINLKQAFSPNEIENGGQTPGPFEDMRRKLAALSGSATSSPSTTPGGSSGGIRKRRRKEKKRQWVWTIGVADEEEEDDERVGGAIAASRAEAAASARARAKQAGNDEAVPRAAVEVPDIQMVPDTPTASIESSADSAIDIDMSDASSVVSEDFQGISGASSLGYDLDIKTPTEPRALCNKRKRDTPIPELAEAQDAPVSVS; this is encoded by the coding sequence ATGATGGCTTCTCAGCCGCTGCACCAGAGCCCGCCCAAGCGGCCGCGCCTGTCGCTCAAGATCAACACCTCCAGCCCCTCCGTCTCCAGCAGGCCGATAAGAGGCTTCCAAGTCGACCCTACCGACCGCACAGCTTGCAACACCTTGTCAAACGTCTATGCAACTGCCATCGAGAGATCTACACCAGTCCAGCCAGAGCCCCTCACAGCCATCAACACTCTGCAATGCCTCTCACTCAAGACACCGGTTGTGTCTCGAGGCCCCAAGCTGAAGCTCAAGACTCCGATCAAGACTCCATATGTCGCCGACTTTCCAGCAACACCAACCACGGATTCGTCAGgctcgccgccgcagcagatgGAGATTGCCTTTCCCAGCACCATGACACCAACACCTCCCATGTCAGCTGGCGCTGTTGATTCCAACGGACCTAaagccttttccttttcaccCAAGGATCTCTCTTCCAGAGCCAGGGGTTACACTGTGGCTTCACCCTGCTCGCCTGTCGAGCCTCTTCTTTCAAGACGGCATATCATCCCGTATAACACTGGTGCTCCGGCGCCTTATACGCACCCTCACACTCTCCACAGCATCTTGCGCAActcccctcttcctcccagGACGGCCATCCCCCCTTCACCAAGGCGACAGTCCTTGAGATTGCAAGAGAGAGCCGCCAAGCGCGTGGGTTACAACAACCCTCTTACCCagaccatcatcaccaacaagTATACCAAATCACACATTGACCTTCTCGTTGAAGAAGCATCACCTGCCTCGCCGTCATTTTCGCCCATCGGAGCCGACAGGGAAATCAACCTGAAGCAGGCATTTTCGCCCAACGAAATCGAAAATGGGGGCCAGACCCCAGGCCCCTTTGAGGACATGCGACGCAAGCTTGCGGCTTTGAGTGGCAGTGCAACGTCTTCGCCCTCGACAACgcccggcggcagcagcggtggcATCCGCAAGCGCAGgcggaaagagaaaaaacgCCAGTGGGTCTGGACGATTGGCGTGgcggacgaggaagaagaagatgacgaacgCGTCGGCGGCGCAATCGCTGCTTCGAGGGCTGAGGCAGCTGCGTCTGCAAGGGCCAGGGCCAAGCAGGCTGGCAACGATGAGGCTGTGCCCAGGGCCGCGGTGGAGGTTCCCGATATTCAGATGGTACCTGACACACCGACGGCGAGCATCGAGAGCAGTGCCGATTCGGCCATTGACATTGACATGTCCGACGCTAGCAGCGTTGTTTCGGAAGATTTCCAGGGCATCTCTGGTGCCTCCTCTTTGGGATACGATCTTGACATCAAGACGCCGACGGAGCCTAGGGCGCTGTGCAATAAGCGGAAGCGGGATACGCCTATTCCAGAGCTAGCTGAGGCGCAGGACGCACCCGTAAGCGTGAGCTAG